CACGCAGACGGCCCCATACAGACCCGCGATCGGACCAGCCCCTGAGGCCACCCCGAAGGCCAGGGCCAAGGGTAGGGAGACGATCGCGGCAGTGACCCCGCCAAAGATATCCCCCCGTAAGTTTTTGGTATGGATGAGGTTAAAGACTTGCATCGTGGAGCAACCTAAGTAAGCACCTTAATAGTTATAAGGCTATGGAAACTTAAAAAATCATTGACTAATTTGAATAATAGTACCATTAGTTTTCCTCTGGGGATCGCCCTGATTTTATAATTTTGTTAGATTTGCTCATGGGCGAATTCAGGACTCCTTATGGATGGCAGTTGCCGGGAGGCGGGGGCGATCAGGATAGCTAAACAGGATAGCTAAAACTGTCTGAGAATCAGGGTCTTGGGAAATGACAGCCGGCTGGGATCCGGGCAAGCCTGCGGGGGAGCCACCGGAGTGTCAAGGAATGTAACGTATAATGGAGAGTGAAAGCTTAAGAAAAGTGGAAGGGCGAGTCGTTTAATGCGTGTTGCGATCGCTGGGGCCGGATTAGCCGGGTTAAGTTGTGCCAAGTATCTGGTGGATCGGGGCCATACGCCGATCGTGCTAGAGCGGCGAGAGGTGTTGGGGGGGAAAGTTGCGGCTTGGCAGGATGAGGACGGGGACTGGTATGAGACGGGGTTGCACATTTTTTTTGGGGCCTATCCCAATATGCTGCAACTGTTGAAGGAGTTGGGGATTGAAGATCGGTTGCAGTGGAAGGAACACACGATGATCTTCAACCAGCCGGAGCAGCCGGGCACCTATTCGCGGTTTGATTTTCCGGATATTCCGGCCCCCTGGAATGGGATCGCAGCGATCCTGCGCAATAACGATATGCTCACCTGGAATGAGAAGATCCGGTTTGGGATTGGCCTCATCCCAGCGATGATCCAGGGCCAGGCCTATGTAGAGGCAATGGATCAGTATTCGTTTTCCCAATGGCTAAAGCAGCAGCATGTGCCAGCGCGGGTGGAAACGGAGGTGTTCATTGCCATGTCAAAGGCATTGAACTTTATTAACCCGGATGAAATTTCGGCGACGGTGATTCTGACGGCGTTGAATCGCTTTTTGCAGGAACGCTATGGTTCTAGGATGGCGTTTTTGGATGGGTCGCCGACGGAGCGTCTCTGCCAGCCGATCGTGGACTATATTACGGCGCGGGGGGGCGAAGTGCGGCTCAAGGCTCCGATTAAGGAATTTTTGCTGAATGAAGATCAAACGGTGCGGGGGTTCTTGGTGCGGGGTCTCGACGGTCAACCGGATGAAATCATCGAGGCGGATGCCTACGTGTCCGCGATGCCGGTCGATCCCCTTAAACTGATGCTGCCCCAGCCCTGGAAGGATTTGCCCTACTTCCAGCAACTGAATGAACTGGAGGGGGTGCCGGTCATTAACTTGCACTTGTGGTTCGATCGCAAGCTGACGGATATTGATCATTTGCTGTTTTCGCGATCGCCGCTGCTGAGTGTTTACGCCGACATGAGCAACACCTGTCGCGGCTATGCGGACCCGGATCGTTCGATGTTGGAACTCGTCCTGGCGCCGGCCAAACAGTGGATCAATAAGTCTGATGAGGACATCATCGCGGCGACTATGGCCGAATTGGCAAAACTTTTCCCGCAGCATTTTACTGGGGATAATCCAGCGCAGTTGCGCAAGGCCCATGTGGTAAAAACGCCGCGATCGGTCTACAAGGCAACGCCGGGTCGTCAGCGATATCGGCCTAGCCAAACAACGCCGATCGCGAATTTTTATCTAACTGGGGACTATACCCAGCAGCGCTATCTCGCCAGTATGGAGGGGGCGGTGTTGTCTGGAAAACTGACGGCGCAAGCGATCGCGCAGCAGCGGGAACCAGTAGCTCCAACGGCGGCGATCGCCACGGCTGGGGTATGATGGGTGCCCAGTCCCGAAAAAATCCCCAGGAATTCCCGCGCAATGCCGCCAAAATGGCCCGTCAGGATTGACAATTAAGGCTAATGGCTAGACTGCTGATAGCGAATCGCACCCGAATGCTGCAATCGCCTTCCCCTCCCAAACCCACAACTTCCCTGGACGAGGCATACGAGTTGTGTCGGCAAACGACAGCAACCTATGCCAAGACGTTTTACCTGGGGACCTTGCTGATGTCGCCACCGAAACGGCGGGCGATCTGGGCCATCTATACCTGGTGTCGCCGCACGGATGAATTGGTGGATGGTCCCCGTGCTCGGCTGACCACTGCCGAGACCCTCGATCGCTGGGAGCGGCAATTGGAGTCGGCCTTTGCGGGCCACCCTTGGGATGAACTAGACCTGGCGCTGGTGGATACCTTGGAGCGGTTTGATCTCGATATTCAACCGTTTCGAGATATGATTGCCGGCCAACGCATGGATCTGGTGCGGAATCGCTATGAAACGTTTGAGGATCTGTACTTGTACTGTTATCGGGTGGCGGGCACGGTGGGCCTGATGTCGGTGGCCGTGATGGGGGCCGATCGCCAAGCTCATAATGCTCCCTGGGATCGCCATCAGACACCCTACCAGCCGGTTGCGGAAGCGGTTACCCTGGGAATTGCCAATCAGTTGACTAACATCCTGCGGGATGTGGGTGAAGATGCCCGCCGGGGTCGCATTTACCTGCCCCTAGAAGATTTGGCCCTGTTTAACTATACGGAGCAGGATTTGTTCAAGGGGGTGGTGGACGATCGCTGGCGGGAATTGATGCGTTTCCAGATTCAACGGGCACGCAAGTATTTCAGTGAGGCGGAGGCTGGGGTCCGGTACTTGAGTCCGGATGCCCGCTGGCCTGTATGGACAGCGTTGATGCTCTATCGCCGAATTTTGAATGCGATCGAGCGTAATGACTACGATGTATTTCACAAACGGGCTTATGTCCCGGACCTGCGTAAGTTATTGGATGTGCCGATCGCCTTCCTCCGGGCGCAAGTCCTGTAATTAGGAATCGCAGCGATCGCGATCGCCGTTGTTGGGCGATCAAGACAGTCAGGATGGTCATCCCATCAGCCCCAAAACCAGCCCTTCGGGATAATGGGCGGTGTCAAACCATCTGTATCTTGCAACTTTTCAAGCCAGTTATAGTCATTGCAATTTAGGCTGAAACAACCCCCTCACCCCCAGCCCCCCTCCCAGAGCGGGAGAGGGGAGTGAAAAACTGTATCGTTCTTATTTGGATTGACCATAATCGTGGATTGTTAATCGTGGATACTACCATCGGGCATGGTGGCACCGGTGAGATTGGCATCAGTCAGAACAGCACGGCTTAAATCCGCCTCATTCAGGTAGGCGCCACTCAGATCCGCTCCCGTCAAATTAGCACTGGTCAAAATCGCCCCATTTAGGTTAGCGCCCTGGAGATTCGCCCGCCGCAGAATAGCCCGACTTAGGTCGACCTCTCGCAAAATTGCCTGGCTGAGATTAGCCTCCCGCAAAATCGCCCGTGTTAGATCTGCCCCCCACAAATCCGCTTCCTGGAGGTTCGCCCCACAGAGATAGGCATTGCTTAAATTAGCCCCCGTCAATTCAGCCTGCGCTAACTGGGCATGGCTTAAGTCCACCTGCCACAGGTTCGCGCTGCTCAAATCAGCACCGGTTAAGACCGCTTCACTTAGGATAGTACCCACCAGTTTGGCACTACTGAGATCGGCATGGCTGAGATCGGCAGCCGTCAAGTCGGCCTCCCGCAGAATGGCTCGTTTTAACTTGCTGTGACTCAAGTCAGCAGCACTGAGATCGGCCCCATTGAGCTTAGCCCCAACCAAGATAGCCCCATGCAGATTGGCACCACACAGATTAATGCCGTTCAAGCTAGCCCGCTCCAGGTCTACTTCGTGCAGATCAGCATGGGCAAAAGTGCGCTCTCCAGTCAGGTACCGCGCAAGCAATTCTTCTGCATTCATGAGCGTTTAGGTTCTCGCTAACATTGGCCAACGATCGCGGGCAGATTGCAAATAGAGGACGAATCTCCCCTAGTGTATTAGGACTAGTGTATTAGGATATAAGCTCATAGTGTACCCACCTCAAATCGGGCAGGTAGATCTTGCTCACACCTGTACTCTAGTTTATAGCCCTCTGGTCGATAAGCCTCTGGTTTGTATCGTTTGTATAGCCCTCTAGTTTACCAGGAGAGTCCCCACTATCCTAATCAGGCCATCAAGGCACGGCTCTTGCTGCGTCTAGCCAAGGATGATTAGTAGGGTCAATGCCTATTCACCAGTAATACAGTGAGATGGGTGATGCCTACGATCGCTTCCTCCATTCTTAATCTTAATAAAGATTTAGTATCTACAGGGACTAATGCAGCGATCCGCCCACAGTCAAGAAGCCTTGAAAAGGGGGCAGTCATTGGTGGTTAATTTCAGTGGTTAATTTTGCCAGGATGCCGCGAAGGAGGGGACAAACTGTTTGGGGTAGGAGCGTTAAGGGGGGGAATATCGTTATTCTATTCAGAAGGGAGAGGCATCGACGTAACATATGCGGATTGGCAGCCGAGGTTTGACAGCCGTTTGAGCGTAACTCTGGCTGGGCAACCCTCGCCCATTGTCTGAGGAGACTTTACTGGTACTTGGTATGGTTCAGCAGATCATCTTACAGTTGGCAAAACGAGGCGATCCTAAGGCATTAGCAACCTTATTGAACCATGCCCTAGAGTCGCGCGGCATTACGGCCCACGTCTCCCTCAAAGAGAAGTCGCTGCAAATTATTTTGGAAGCAGAATCAGTCCCCGAACAGCAGCCGACGATCGCCGTTGTCCGCTCGGGCTTAATGAATTTGGGGATGATGGGCATCGATCGCGTTAATGTGTACGGGCGGCAGGCAGGACAAGACTTTCTCGACTGGCAGGAATTCATTACTTTGAATACCGGCGAGGAAGAAATGGCAGCGACCGCAGCGGCAGCCAACTCCCTTGAGGATCTGCTGAATCGCTATGCCCAGGGTGAGCGTAACTTTAGCCGTGCCCACCTGGATCGGGTTGATCTCAAATGCGCCAAACTTGCCCAAATTATCCTACGGCAAGCGGATCTCAGTCGGGCGATCTTGCGGGAAGCAGACCTCCGGGAGGCAGACATGACCGGGGCGATCCTGCGGGGAGCCAACTTGAGCCAAGCGGATCTCACGGGTGCTAACCTGACACGGGCAATCCTAGGGGCTGCCTCAGTGAGCGGCGAAGTAGCCAGTCGCATGGTGGGTGGCGTCCTGACGGTCAGTACCAACCTCCACGGCACCATCTTGACACGCGCCAATTTAACGGAAGCGGACCTGAGTCGGGCCTCGTTGGAACGGGCAGTGATGCAGCGCACAGATCTGAGTCGGGCCAATCTGAATCGAGCCAACTTCAGCCATGCAGACATGAAGGGAGCAACCCTCACGGGTACGGATCTGACGCGAGCCACGGGGGAAAAGGCCAACCTCACGGGCGCTAACCTCTCGAAGGCGGACCTGAGTGGGGCCGATTTAATGGGCGCTAATTTGAGCTTTGCGATCCTGCGGCGGGCCGATCTAAGCGATACCAATTTGCGCTATGCCAAGCTGGATGGGGCGATTTTAGATGGGGCAATCATTAAGGATGCCATCATGCCCGATGGCCAGGTTTACAATAATCGCCGTCACTTTCGCAAATAAGTGCGTTTGCCATAAGTTCGCATATTATCGCTCAGCCTTGCAAAGACTATGATTTCCCCTGCACCTGTCATGGCCGTGGATGCGGCCCCCCGTTGGGTTGTTTCTGCCGACTGGCTCCACCGACAGCTTCAGGCCGGTCCCCCTGCCTCCCTCGTGGTCGTCGATTGCCGCTTTTCCCTAGCCAACCCGGAACAAGGACAGCAGCAATACCAAACAGGGCATATTCCTGGTGCCTATTACCTCGACCTCAACCGCGACCTATCCAGCCCAGTACAGACCCACGGTGGACGCCATCCCATGCCCGATTTGTCCCAATTGGCGGCGACGTTGGCGGCGATCGGGGTTACTTCAGCCAATGCCGGAGAGCCAACCCTGGTAGTTGCCTACGATGATTCACGCCTTGCCTTTGCTGCCCGCCTATGGTGGTTACTGCGCTATATGGGGCATGATCAGGTTGCGGTTCTCGATGGCGGCTTTGCCGGATGGCAGGCTGCCGGGTACCCGGTCACAACCGAGGTTCCAGGTCCCCAAGCAGGCCAATTCATTCCCGAACTCCGACCAGAACTATTGGTGGATATTGAGGCGGTAAAGGCTCGCAAGGATCAACCGGGCGTGGTGCTGGTGGATGCACGGGAGCCGGAGCGGTATCGCGGGGAACGGGAGCCGATCGACCCGATCGCAGGCAGTATCCCCGGTGCCGTGAATTACCCCTGGCAAGACACCACGGACGCGCACGGCTATCTCAAGCCCCTGGATGACCATCGCCAGCGCTGGGCTGATCTCGCAACAGCAGCGGAGGTGATGGTGTACTGTGGCTCTGGGGTCACGGCCTGTGTGGACTTGCTCTCCCTGGCGTTAGCTGGCAAACCGGAGAGCAAGCTCTATATGGGCAGTTGGAGTGATTGGTGCTCGTATCTAGAGGCTTAGGCTAGCCATTCGGCGATCGCAGCCTCCTTCGTATTGGTTTGTTGGGAGGGGGTGTCGCGCTGGAACCGCAGGTGGATAGAGCGGCTTTGTTCGCCATCTGCGGCAATCGCCATAATGGGATAGTCGATCAGGCCATCCGGGAAGGACACTTGAATGCGGAAGGTCCCATCGGGGTTCAGGCGCACGGGTTGCCCCGCGATCGTCACCGTGGCATCCGGCTCTGTGGCCCCGTAGACAATGAGTTCTGCATCGGCCACCAACCAGAATTTGCGCGATCGCAACGGCGGGGCAGACGCCGAGAACATCCCAACGCCAGAGGCCCACAAGCCCACGCCCGACGGGAACACATAGGAGCTAACGGCCCGCTCCGCTAGGTGGACCGAGCCAAAGATAGACCCAGCGACATGCTGCATGGAACCAAACAAAGACCCAGCCAGACGCTGGGCTGCCGCTGCTTGGGCCAGATCGTAGATTTGCTGGGCGATCCCCTCCGTTCCCGGCTCGCGGGTCGGCGGCGGCACGAGGCGGAAAAAGGTGCGTCCCTGGAGGCTTTCTTCCCAACCGATCGTGATGAAATTATCTTCAATCCAGTCTGAGGGATAGATGGGGGGCATGTGGGTAGAGAGGGAACGGGCCAGGATCAGCCAGCGACCATCCCAACAGCGGTAACCAATTTCGGCAATATAGTCACGATCGCTCATCGGGATCGGTACATACCACTCCCGCGCCAACTCATCGCAAGGGTATTCCTGCATACGGTGGGGCGGCTGAACCGTCAGGTCGATCGCCGTCACATCGTACAGGCGCAGGGCCAATTGTTGTCCCCCTTGCTGTCGGAGTTCCTCGCGGTGCTCATTGGGCACATCCCAATAGACATAGGCCCACTGGGGATCACGCGGCAGGAGAACAATCCGGCTTTCGCCGTACCCACCGGGGAGATCCGGTAACCCCTCATCAACAGTTGCCAGTTCAGCTTCGATCGGGGCGGTTTGCCCCACATCAAATTTTGCGGCTTCCACGGCTTCCTGGGCTTCTAACGGTTCAGCCGATGGTGGGCCACTGGGACCCGCCACTTCGGTCGCAGCCGTCGGCAGGGGCGCGATCGCGGCGGCAGGTGGTTGAGCCGTTGTCCCCGTAGGCGGTGGGGGGGGAACGCTTTCTGACGGCTGGGGTTGGGGTGTCCCAGGCGGAGTCACGGCCCTGGGCGCAGGCGTCATTTCCGGTGGGATCGCGGTGCGGCGCGGCGTTACCGTCGGTGGTTGTGGCTGAACGGTTTGGCTAGGGGTAGCCGCGATCGGCGTCACCGTTCCGGCTTGCGGCGTGAGGGTCACACCGGGGGGAGAAGTGGGCACGATCGGCTGCGAACCCGGTGGAGCAACCGGCTGCAATGAAACCGACGGCGTTAAGGGGGTTACAGTCGGAGAGGTCGGCGGGGGGATCGGTGTAGGGCTAGCCCCTTGTACCGCTTGAATCGCAGCGAGCAGTTGGGCCTTACGCATCCGACTGTAGCGCGAGATCCCGCACTCACTGGCAACCCGGCGGAGTTGCCGGAGTGTCATTTCTTCTAACGGCGGACCTTGCTTAGACATGTGTAGCCTCTAAAGCATCAAGACAAATTGCGTGGGGCCTCATAGGAGTCAATATGTCCCACCCGGACCCCCCAGGGTCATCGGCATCGATTGCGATCGCCCCAAAAGAACACAGAGTTTCTTCGGGATCAAATAAATACCTAGGGAGCGGTTTGTCGTCTCCCATAGTGCCGTGGAGCTTGCTCAAGGTCAAGACACCAAAATGCTTGATTCAAGAGACTTTGACGGGTTTATAAGGGCTTTAGGGATCTTAATGTCAGAGATTCATAACATTAAAAACAACAGGGATTATGCATTTGTCATAAAGTCCTGACACAGCTTTTGGCAAGGAGATGGGGACGGGGATCTGAAGGGATCAGCAGGATACCTCCCTTGGGACCCTGAAGGGATCAGCAAAATACCTTGACGTTGGCATGGCTGGGGCTATACCGGCATGAGGGTTGGGGCCAGCATACCCGTACTGATGCGGACTGGATTTGAGTGCGGAGATTGGGTCAACCGCCAGACAGGAGGATACAGACAGGGTGGCTATTGGCCATTGGTCCCTACGGAAGCGGCTGAGCGAGGGGCAAAAATCAAAATCGGGATGACAGGATTTGAACCTGCGACATCCTGCTCCCAAAGCAGGCGCGCTACCAAGCTGCGCTACATCCCGGAATGCTTAATCCCTCTAATTGTAGACCATTCTGGCCAAAACGTTGGTTCAGGTTGGGCGTAACCCCTGGGTGATATACTTTTCACGATTTATGGCTCATGGCCAGACGCGAAGGGTTGACATGGTAGCAGTTGCAATTTTGGCAGCGGGGCGGGGCACACGCATGAAGTCTAGCCTGCCCAAGGTGCTGCATTCCTTAGGAGGAAAGTCCCTGGTGGAGCGGGTGATTGATAGTCTCGCCGCGCTCGCGCCGACTCAGTGTTATGTCATTGTGGGCTATCGGGGCGATCTGGTCCGCACTGCCCTAGGGGATCGTCCAAATCTGCAATGGGTGGAGCAAACCGAACAACTGGGCACGGGCCATGCGGTCCAGCAGTTAATGCCGTATTTGCAGGGATTTGCCGGGGATCTAATTGTGCTCAATGGCGATGTTCCCCTGCTACGTCCCGAAACGATCGCCCAACTCCTCAATACCCATCAGCAAAATCGGAATGCAGCCACCTTGCTGACTGCGCAACTGCCCCAGCCCAAGGGCTATGGTCGGGTGTTCTGTGATAGTCAAAATCTTGTCAAGGCGATCGTCGAAGATCGGGACTGTACGCCCGCCCAACGGCAAAACCATCGCATTAATGCTGGCGTTTACTGTTTTCGCTGGGCTGACTTAGCCAGGGTTTTGCCTAATCTCCAGAGTAATAATGATCAACAGGAGTATTACCTGACGGATGCCGTCAATGAACTGGTCGCAGCGGGAGCAGACCAGTCCCCCGTGATGGCGATCGAGGTTGAAGACTACCAGGAGATTCTGGGGATCAATGACCGCAAACAATTGGCGACGGCCTACAGCATCCTCCAGGATCGGCTAAAAACCCATTGGATGGCGGCTGGGGTCACGTTGATCGATCCGGATAGTATTACCCTCGATGAGACCGTCGAGTTACAGCCAGATGTGATCATCGAACCCCAAACCCATCTGCGCGGCCAGACTCGCATTGGCCGGGGTACCCGCATTGGCCCTGGCTGTCTGATCGAGAATAGCGAAATTGGCGAAAATGTCACGGTCCTCTATTCCGTGATCATGGATAGCCAGGTACAGGCAGGTTCGCGGGTGGGTCCCTATGCCCATTTACGGGGTCATGCCCAGGTGGGGAGTCAGTGCCGCATTGGCAATTTTGTGGAACTCAAGCAGGCTCGTTTGGGCGATCGGACGAATGTGTCCCATTTGTCCTATCTAGGAGATGCGGTGGTTGGTTCCCAGGTGAATATCGGGGCCGGAACGATTACGGCCAATTACGACGGGGTGAAGAAGCATCAGACCCAGATCGGCGATCGCAGCAAAACGGGATCGAATAGCGTCCTGGTCGCGCCGCTGAGCCTAGGAAAGGATGTGACGGTTGCAGCGGGATCAGTCATCACCGAGGATGTGCCTGATGATTGTCTGGTGGTTGCCCGTGCCCGTCAAGTTGTTAAACCGGGATGGCGGCCTAAGTTCCTGATTCAACAGGATGAGGAAGCCGGTGCGGGCGGTTAGCTTGACTTGATCCCCTGACTTCGCCGTACAGGGTATCCCGTTGACGGTAGGGGCGGCCTAGGGCGATCGCGGCTCCTTGTAAGTCAGCAACTGTCATGCAGGTTCCCCCCTGGGCACCGGCCATACTGGAAATATGCTCTTCCATCAGGGTCCCACCGATGTCGTTGCACCCCCAGGTCAAAGCCTCCGTGGCACCCGCTAAGCCTAACTTGACCCAACTGGGTTGATGGTTGCTGATCCAGTTGCCCAGGAAGATGCGGGCGACAGCCATCAGTAAGAGGGCATCGGCTAACGTGGGTTGATCGCGTCCCACCCGTCGCCGTAGGGCAGGGGGAGCATCCTGGCCCACGAATGGGAGCAGGATAAATTCAGTGATACGGGCAGGATAGTCCTCGGCGATCGCACGTTGCTGGAGCGATCGTAGGTGGTTGAGGTGTTCAATCTGCTGGACGGGGGTTTCAATGTGTCCTGACAGCAGGGTACTGGTGGTGGGCATTCCCAGACGATGGGCGGTGCTGATAATCTCCAGCCAGGTCGCAGTATTGATTTTTTCTGGGCAGATCACCCGGCGGACGCGATCGTTGAGCACTTCCGCAGCCGTTCCTGGCATCGATCCAACCCCAGCACTTTGGAGGGTGCTAATCACCTCGGCAAAAGATAGCTGGTCCTCCCGGGCAATAAACGCAATTTCCTGGGGAGAAAAGGCGTGGAGGTGGATCTGGGGAAAGGCCGATTTAATGGTCGTAACCAATTGTTGATAGTAGGCCAGGGTTGAGCCGTGGTGTTTGGCTGCCGGATTGAGGCCCCCCTGCATACAGATTTCCGTGGCCCCCCGTTGGACGGCGTCTTGAGTTTTCGCCAAAATCGTGTCCCAATCCAGCCAATAGGCTCCGGGTTGGTCGGCATCCCGGCGAAAGGCACAGAAGTTACAGTGCTGTTCGCAGATGTTGGTGAAGTTAATATTACGGTTGATCACGTAGGTTACCGTATCGCCAGCCTGTCGCTGGCGAAGACGATCGGCAGTGTCACGGATCTGAGCGATCGCCGCTGGGTCCGTTTGTTGGAGCAGGCAGATCCCTTCGGCCACTGTCAGATCGAGGCCACTGAGGGACTTGGCTAGAATATCCGCGATCGGAGGAGATGCAATCAACATGTTGAGTCGCACAGGGCGCTAGAGTTTACACTTGGACTATAAAGGCAGCAATGCCGCCCCGTAACCCGGCAGAAATCAGATATACCATAACCGACAGGAATCACGGGTGCAGAGGGATATCTTCCCGCCCAATTAAACTGGCAATAGCAACTGCTGTCACAACCTTGGGATACGGGCTCTCCTGAGTTTATGGTGGGGGCGCTACGCGCCCCCACCATAAACTCAACGTTTCCGATCGTTTATTTGTAGTTGCTGATACTGTTTACCCCAAAATCCCAGAAGAGCCGGGATACGACGATCCTGAGAAACCCCTAATAAACTTTGACGAATTTTTATAATTGCTCCTGATTCCTGTAAGGTATTCAGCAATAGAATTGCCCTAAACATGATGTAGAGGATTTCCAGGGTCACGATAAATCCTTCGATCGTGGATGCTGCAATATGCATAAACGAGACTTTGCCCCTCTCCCACAGGGGGAGAGGGGTTGGGGGTGAGGGCCGCACCCGCGGGCTGCCCCCAGCCTACCCCAGTAAAACTGTACTTTATGATTGAGGTAAAGGCTACATCTCATTACATCGAGATGCGCTTTAAGCAAGGCTTATTTAAGCGTTAAGTTAAAGGGCAGGCGGGCGTAAATTCCCAAGGGATCAGGGCGGGTATACAGCCAGTTGAGGTGGGTTTGTAAATGCTGGAACTCACGGGCTACTGGAGATAGGGTGGGTGGCAGTCCTGTGGGGTGGGCCGGAAGCCGTTTCAAGGTGACGGCCTGCTGTAACCAGCGCTCGATTATTTGTTCCTCCAGCGTTCGCCGGGGTGGGTATTCCTCTACCTGCCAGTTATCGCCTAACTGGACCTGTTTCGCAGCATAGGCGATCGCATCCTCCAGGCTACCGAGTTCGTCTACTAACCCCAGCTTTTGGGCGGCTGCGCCCGACCAGACCCGCCCCTCGGCCACTGGGGCAACTTTTGCCCTGGGTAGTTTTCGCCCCTCGGCCACGGCGGTGACAAAGCGATCGTAGATCGCATTGGCAAATGCCTGCCGCAGGGCCAGTTCTTGCGGGGTGAGCGGACGGCTGAGGGTTTCACCTTCGGCAGAGGGAGCCGTTTTGATCGCATCAAAGGTAATCCCCTGATTATTGGCCAACTGTTGGATGTTGAAGTGCAAGCCAAAAACGCCGATCGACCCTGTAATGGTCGTCGGTTCAGCAAAAATACGGCCAGCGGGTACGGCAATCCCATACCCACCAGAGGCAGCTAGATCGCCCATTGAGACGATCACCGGCTTTTGCTTTTGAGTCAGGGCAACTTCGTGTTGAATCAGTTCGGACGCGATCGCACTGCCACCCGGACTATTAATCCGCAGGACAACTGCTTTGACCGCCTGATTCTCCCGGAGGGCGCGTAAATCACGGATAAGGCGATCGCTGTCAATGCTGGCTTGACCCTCGCTCAGTTTCCCCGCCACAATGTCGCCTTCGGCATAGAGGACAGCTAGGCGGGGCGTATCAGCAGTTAACTTTGGTGACTGGGCCGCCAACGAGTCGGCGTAGGGACGCACCCCAATCTGGCGAAAGGCTTCCTCCGCCTCGGGTTCCCCACCCAATTGCCGCAGTTCTGTCAGTAGGTCTTCTTGGTGGACCAGGCGGTCAACTAACCCACTGGCCTTGGCCTTCTCAGCGCTCAGCAGGCCACCTGCGTTGGCGATCGCTTGGAGTTGCTGGGGCGAACGTTGGCGGGCTGTGCCAATTTGGGAGAGGGTCGTTTGCCAGAGATCTCCCAGCCAGCGTTGAGTTTGAGCAACCGTTTCCGGGCTACTTTGGGTGAGCAGAACCGGTTCAACGGCGGATTTGTACTGCCCCACGC
This DNA window, taken from Trichothermofontia sichuanensis B231, encodes the following:
- the cofH gene encoding 7,8-didemethyl-8-hydroxy-5-deazariboflavin synthase subunit CofH yields the protein MLIASPPIADILAKSLSGLDLTVAEGICLLQQTDPAAIAQIRDTADRLRQRQAGDTVTYVINRNINFTNICEQHCNFCAFRRDADQPGAYWLDWDTILAKTQDAVQRGATEICMQGGLNPAAKHHGSTLAYYQQLVTTIKSAFPQIHLHAFSPQEIAFIAREDQLSFAEVISTLQSAGVGSMPGTAAEVLNDRVRRVICPEKINTATWLEIISTAHRLGMPTTSTLLSGHIETPVQQIEHLNHLRSLQQRAIAEDYPARITEFILLPFVGQDAPPALRRRVGRDQPTLADALLLMAVARIFLGNWISNHQPSWVKLGLAGATEALTWGCNDIGGTLMEEHISSMAGAQGGTCMTVADLQGAAIALGRPYRQRDTLYGEVRGSSQANRPHRLPHPVESGT
- the sppA gene encoding signal peptide peptidase SppA, which translates into the protein MRDFLKQVLATIVGLILFSSLVVAGLGGLLLFLLVVTASRDATPKVKAQSVLVFDLSLTVTDSPPRFDPAGVINRVLQGENETQITLRSLTQALTHAATDDNIVALFLDGRAGTGLAGLASLQEMRAAIAQFQASGKPVIAYAVNWSEPAYFLASSADTLAINPSGMVELNGFSVENTFLTGALKKFGVGVQVIRVGQYKSAVEPVLLTQSSPETVAQTQRWLGDLWQTTLSQIGTARQRSPQQLQAIANAGGLLSAEKAKASGLVDRLVHQEDLLTELRQLGGEPEAEEAFRQIGVRPYADSLAAQSPKLTADTPRLAVLYAEGDIVAGKLSEGQASIDSDRLIRDLRALRENQAVKAVVLRINSPGGSAIASELIQHEVALTQKQKPVIVSMGDLAASGGYGIAVPAGRIFAEPTTITGSIGVFGLHFNIQQLANNQGITFDAIKTAPSAEGETLSRPLTPQELALRQAFANAIYDRFVTAVAEGRKLPRAKVAPVAEGRVWSGAAAQKLGLVDELGSLEDAIAYAAKQVQLGDNWQVEEYPPRRTLEEQIIERWLQQAVTLKRLPAHPTGLPPTLSPVAREFQHLQTHLNWLYTRPDPLGIYARLPFNLTLK
- a CDS encoding L-lactate permease, whose amino-acid sequence is MHIAASTIEGFIVTLEILYIMFRAILLLNTLQESGAIIKIRQSLLGVSQDRRIPALLGFWGKQYQQLQINDRKR
- the glmU gene encoding bifunctional UDP-N-acetylglucosamine diphosphorylase/glucosamine-1-phosphate N-acetyltransferase GlmU, producing MVAVAILAAGRGTRMKSSLPKVLHSLGGKSLVERVIDSLAALAPTQCYVIVGYRGDLVRTALGDRPNLQWVEQTEQLGTGHAVQQLMPYLQGFAGDLIVLNGDVPLLRPETIAQLLNTHQQNRNAATLLTAQLPQPKGYGRVFCDSQNLVKAIVEDRDCTPAQRQNHRINAGVYCFRWADLARVLPNLQSNNDQQEYYLTDAVNELVAAGADQSPVMAIEVEDYQEILGINDRKQLATAYSILQDRLKTHWMAAGVTLIDPDSITLDETVELQPDVIIEPQTHLRGQTRIGRGTRIGPGCLIENSEIGENVTVLYSVIMDSQVQAGSRVGPYAHLRGHAQVGSQCRIGNFVELKQARLGDRTNVSHLSYLGDAVVGSQVNIGAGTITANYDGVKKHQTQIGDRSKTGSNSVLVAPLSLGKDVTVAAGSVITEDVPDDCLVVARARQVVKPGWRPKFLIQQDEEAGAGG